The following coding sequences are from one Bufo bufo chromosome 2, aBufBuf1.1, whole genome shotgun sequence window:
- the LOC120991428 gene encoding T-box protein VegT-like produces MLSVPDVKPATDMDCVTNQDSLYLPSSVSASLEDVDLWSQFHQEGTEMIITKSGRRMFPQCKIRLFGLHPYTKYVVLVDFVPLDNCRYKWNKNQWESAGKAEPHPPCRTYIHPDSPAPGTHWMKDVICFQKLKLTNNTLDQHGHIILHSMHRYKPRFHVIQSDDVYNSRWGLLQVFSFPETEFTAVTAYQNEKITKLKIDHNPFAKGFREQERSHKRDDLLKNVPQSPSKRQKRKKWENSPEAEDEDHCKVACVKEEPADVPPGVYSQWVPDHEGSQNLAPNSPDLTGSPSQEQQVPSSSSRFLYRSPSRRYLQPLSGSLDLCEAQGRRLTPDVATVPDPDAFQVPSLPSLRPAQDRSSVMNIPIDAPTRQSLRGPMYSPYGTEQWMVPTQGQYRPMSYSYPTEFSTQGAVGHPHNGMSDWSQYSLFPYTCW; encoded by the exons ATGCTCTCTGTGCCTG ATGTGAAACCGGCGACAGACATGGACTGTGTCACCAATCAAGACTCCCTGTACCTTCCCAGCTCTGTCAGTGCCTCCCTGGAGGACGTGGACCTATGGAGCCAGTTCCACCAGGAAGGGACCGAGATGATCATCACCAAATCTGGACG GCGGATGTTCCCACAGTGCAAGATTAGGCTATTTGGGCTGCATCCTTACACTAAATATGTGGTCTTGGTAGACTTTGTGCCCCTGGACAACTGCAGATACAAg TGGAACAAGAATCAGTGGGAGTCGGCAGGAAAAGCAGAACCACACCCTCCATGCAGGACCTATATTCACCCGGACTCCCCAGCTCCTGGCACCCACTGGATGAAGGACGTCATCTGCTTCCAGAAACTAAAGCTCACCAATAACACACTGGACCAACATGGACAT ATCATTTTGCACTCCATGCACAGATACAAGCCCAGGTTCCATGTCATCCAGTCTGATGATGTGTACAACAGCCGCTGGGGGTTACTGCAGGTTTTCAGCTTCCCAGAGACAGAGTTTACTGCAGTCACAGCCTACCAGAATGAGAAG ATCACAAAATTAAAAATTGACCACAACCCATTTGCCAAAGGATTCCGGGAACAGGAGAGAAGCCACAAAAG GGATGACCTTTTGAAAAATGTGCCACAGAGTCCAAGCAAACGTCAAAAAAGAAAGAAGTGGGAGAACAGTCCTGAAGCAGAAGATGAAG ATCACTGTAAAGTTGCATGTGTGAAGGAAGAGCCTGCTGATGTTCCTCCAGGAGTATACTCGCAATGGGTTCCAGATCATGAAGGAAGCCAGAACCTGGCCCCCAACTCCCCAGATTTGACAGGATCTCCAAGCCAAGAACAGCAGGTTCCTTCATCCTCCTCCAGATTTTTATACAG AAGTCCAAGCAGAAGATATCTTCAGCCACTTTCAGGCTCTTTGGATTTGTGTGAAGCGCAAGGCAGGCGTCTTACGCCAGATGTAGCAACAGTGCCGGATCCCGATGCGTTTCAGGTGCCCTCATTGCCTTCACTGCGCCCTGCACAGGATCGCTCAAGTGTCATGAATATCCCCATTGATGCACCAACAAGACAGAGTCTGCGAGGACCTATGTATAGCCCATATGGAACAGAACAGTGGATGGTTCCCACACAAGGACAATATCGCCCCATGAGCTACTCCTATCCAACAGAATTCAGCACACAGGGGGCAGTTGGCCACCCACACAATGGCATGTCAGACTGGAGCCAGTATTCTCTGTTCCCATATACTTGCTGGTAA